Genomic window (Armatimonadota bacterium):
CGTGGTGGTTCCGGATGATCATGAGGACGCCTTCCGGAAGCATCAGCGGTTTGCAGATCTCGTACCCGATGACCGGGTGCGACTTCATGATCACGAACTCTTCGTCGGTCAGGCGCCCGGGCTTGTTGAGGACGGCGTCGGGGACGCCGATCTTGCCGATGTCGTGAAGGATCGTCCCGATCCTCAGCTCTTCGATGGCCTCTGCGCTGAACCCGAGGTGTTCGGCCAACATGACCGACACGTCGCAGACGCGTTGAGAGTGGCCTCGCGTGTACTCGTCGCGGGCTTCTAGGGCGGTGGCCAGGCTTTGTAGGGTCCGAAGGAACGTCGAAATCTGGCGGCCCTCCATCCTGGCGTTCGAAACCGCGACCGCCATCAACGAGCCCATGCTGCAAAGCAGTTCCATGTCTTCGGGCCCGAACGGCGCGCCCGCCGGGTCGCCGACGACGGTCAATGCGCCTAAAGTCTGTTCGCGGCCGCTCTCCTGCGTCCCGATGAGGATGCGGGAGGAGAGGGGCACGCTGATGACGGAGCGGACGCCCAGGTCGACGCCGTCGCATTCCACCGCTTGCCGCTCCTTGTTCCGGAGCGCGATCGGCTGGCTCATTTCGACGACGTAGCCGGAGAGGCCTTCGCCGACCTGCAGCGTCGGCGGCACCGGAAACTCGCCCTTTGCGCCATAGGCGACCTCCGTCCGAAGGAGGTCGGTCTGCTCTTCGTCGACGACCATGACGTAACCCGATTCGCCCGCGACCTCGTCCACGGCGACTTTCAGGATCCGGGACAGCATCGAGATGAGGTCGCGGCTACCGGCCAGCGCCGAGGAACACGAGATCATCGCGCCGAAGCGCCGGTCGTGCTGGTGGAGCTTCTCTTCGCGGACGCTGAGGAGCAGGATCAGGTACGAGAACACGGCGGTCAAGATCGCGCAGAACTCGATGACCGCGAACTTCATGGCGGTCACGGCTCCGACCGCGAACGTGACGCCCGTCACCGCGACGACCAGTCCGGCGAAGGCCGCAAGCCGCGGTTTGTCGCGCCTTGCGGAGGCTTCTGAAATCAGGAGGGGTACGACGCCCAGCCACATGTTGTCGGACCGGAACGTCGGTGAAAGGGCCAGACCGGAACAGACCACGCAGTCCAGTCCTCGGACGACGGTCACGATCTTCGAGCCCGTGGCCTCATAGCGCCGCTGGTCGCGGCAAGCCCACTCGGCGACCAGCCCGCCGACGACGAGGAGGCCGAAGACGGTCAGGTCGATCGGGGTCAAGCGGCTGGAACACCAGAGCGCGGCCAACCCGAGCAGCAAGAGCCACCTTAAGCGAAGGTTGCGGACCTCGAGAAGCCTTTCCCTGTTCTGTGGGCCGTTCATGTGCAGAAACCTGTTGGACGCAGCGCGGTGCCCCCCGTAATGTTGTCGGGGGAGAAATCGATACTCTTCAGGGCGCAAAGGCCCTTTCCAACCCGACGGTCAGGTTCGGAACGGCTAGAGACAGGGCGAGCGACGACCGACGATTCCGTTGTGAGGCGCTCTCAGCGGACTGCGGGCACGTCGATGGTCGAGATCTTGATCGCCGTCGCGTTCCTTGCCGTCTGTGCCGTCTCGATCCTGGACGCCGTCTTCTCGGCGAACGGGCAAGCCTCTTACGCCGCCCGTCGCAACCTCGTCTTGGTCGAACTGAAGAACGAAGTCGAATCGGCCCGGGGTTTGGCCGCCAACGGTGTCCTGACCGAAAGGAACGGCTCGGAAGACCGGGAGCTCCCCGGAATCCCGGGCAAAGTCACGGTCCAGACCGTGGTCAGGCTTCAAACAGGTTCGCTCACGCTGTTCGACGTCACCTGCCAGGCTCAATGGCAGGACGAGACCTCGTCCGGCGCAAGAACCGAATCCACAAAACTGTCGACGGTGGTGTGGCAGCCATGAAACGGCGCGGCTTTACCATGATCGAATTGATGATGACGGTCGCTCTGAGCGCGATGGTCATCGGCGTCATGGCCGGTATGTACGGGTTCACGTCGACCCGATTGGCCGACGCCTACACCAAGGCCGTGCTCGTCGACCAGACGACGGACGTCGCCGATAGGATCGAAGCGTCGTTCCGGAACGCCACCGTGTGCATCGAACAAGACGGGGGCAACGCCGTCCAGTGCCTGATGCCCGCCAACGGCGTCGACACCGACGGCGACGGACATTTGGACACCTACTATCCGGACGACAACAACGCCGACGGGACGGGCGCGTACTCGGCCGGCAACTACGTCTGGTTCTTCATGGCCGGCG
Coding sequences:
- a CDS encoding HD domain-containing protein; translation: MNGPQNRERLLEVRNLRLRWLLLLGLAALWCSSRLTPIDLTVFGLLVVGGLVAEWACRDQRRYEATGSKIVTVVRGLDCVVCSGLALSPTFRSDNMWLGVVPLLISEASARRDKPRLAAFAGLVVAVTGVTFAVGAVTAMKFAVIEFCAILTAVFSYLILLLSVREEKLHQHDRRFGAMISCSSALAGSRDLISMLSRILKVAVDEVAGESGYVMVVDEEQTDLLRTEVAYGAKGEFPVPPTLQVGEGLSGYVVEMSQPIALRNKERQAVECDGVDLGVRSVISVPLSSRILIGTQESGREQTLGALTVVGDPAGAPFGPEDMELLCSMGSLMAVAVSNARMEGRQISTFLRTLQSLATALEARDEYTRGHSQRVCDVSVMLAEHLGFSAEAIEELRIGTILHDIGKIGVPDAVLNKPGRLTDEEFVIMKSHPVIGYEICKPLMLPEGVLMIIRNHHEKLDGSGYPDKLKGGELPPSLRIVCVADAFDAMSSRRPYRGVMDLDTVFAELSRGAGIQFDPVVVEALRELLPSARMQACYQQYWQPEVRQAA
- a CDS encoding prepilin-type N-terminal cleavage/methylation domain-containing protein; translation: MKRRGFTMIELMMTVALSAMVIGVMAGMYGFTSTRLADAYTKAVLVDQTTDVADRIEASFRNATVCIEQDGGNAVQCLMPANGVDTDGDGHLDTYYPDDNNADGTGAYSAGNYVWFFMAGASSTYKSGSGFLWRAEKSNSSDPSLGDIDRTFSHYYNTRLRYPLVKSVTFTVDMAEHTVTFKVVGTTRLSEESTTNATEDGTIRTMTVKRKVRWRNG